Proteins co-encoded in one Garra rufa chromosome 7, GarRuf1.0, whole genome shotgun sequence genomic window:
- the crygs1 gene encoding crystallin, gamma S1 isoform X1 codes for MGRVSTKIIFYEDKNFQGRRYECNSDSSDFHAYLNRCNSIRVESGAWVVYERPNFMGYMYILTRGEYSDFQRWMGLNDRLSSCKMRHIVSGSEYKIQIYDKGDFKGQVYETTEDCPSVMEHFRTREVHSCKVLDGIWIFYEHPNYRGRQYLLEKGEYRKHVDWGAVCPTVQSFKRLTE; via the exons ATGGGCCGGGTGAGTACGAAG ATCATTTTCTACGAGGACAAGAACTTCCAGGGCCGTCGGTATGAGTGCAACAGCGACTCTTCGGACTTCCATGCCTACCTGAACCGGTGTAACTCCATCCGCGTAGAGAGCGGGGCTTGGGTGGTGTATGAGAGGCCCAACTTCATGGGATACATGTATATTCTGACCCGGGGCGAGTATTCAGATTTCCAACGCTGGATGGGTCTAAATGACCGCCTCAGCTCCTGCAAGATGCGACACATT GTGAGTGGTTCTGAGTACAAGATCCAAATCTACGACAAAGGAGATTTCAAGGGCCAGGTGTACGAGACCACGGAGGATTGTCCATCCGTGATGGAGCACTTTCGGACACGCGAGGTCCACTCCTGTAAGGTGCTAGACGGGATCTGGATCTTCTATGAGCACCCAAACTACAGGGGGCGCCAGTACCTACTTGAGAAGGGGGAGTATCGTAAGCATGTGGACTGGGGCGCAGTCTGCCCCACGGTTCAGTCCTTTAAACGCCTGACGGAGTAA
- the crygs1 gene encoding crystallin, gamma S1 isoform X2, whose translation MGRIIFYEDKNFQGRRYECNSDSSDFHAYLNRCNSIRVESGAWVVYERPNFMGYMYILTRGEYSDFQRWMGLNDRLSSCKMRHIVSGSEYKIQIYDKGDFKGQVYETTEDCPSVMEHFRTREVHSCKVLDGIWIFYEHPNYRGRQYLLEKGEYRKHVDWGAVCPTVQSFKRLTE comes from the exons ATGGGCCGG ATCATTTTCTACGAGGACAAGAACTTCCAGGGCCGTCGGTATGAGTGCAACAGCGACTCTTCGGACTTCCATGCCTACCTGAACCGGTGTAACTCCATCCGCGTAGAGAGCGGGGCTTGGGTGGTGTATGAGAGGCCCAACTTCATGGGATACATGTATATTCTGACCCGGGGCGAGTATTCAGATTTCCAACGCTGGATGGGTCTAAATGACCGCCTCAGCTCCTGCAAGATGCGACACATT GTGAGTGGTTCTGAGTACAAGATCCAAATCTACGACAAAGGAGATTTCAAGGGCCAGGTGTACGAGACCACGGAGGATTGTCCATCCGTGATGGAGCACTTTCGGACACGCGAGGTCCACTCCTGTAAGGTGCTAGACGGGATCTGGATCTTCTATGAGCACCCAAACTACAGGGGGCGCCAGTACCTACTTGAGAAGGGGGAGTATCGTAAGCATGTGGACTGGGGCGCAGTCTGCCCCACGGTTCAGTCCTTTAAACGCCTGACGGAGTAA